GACGGTGGCAGACCGCCTCGATGTTGTTGCCATCCGGGTCGAGCACGAAGGCGCCGTAGTAGTCCGGGTGGTACCAGGGGCGCAGGCCCGGGGCGCCGTTGTCGCGGCCGCCGGCGGCAAGTGCGGCGGCATGGAAGGCGTCCACCTGGTCGCGGCTGGCACAGGCGAAGGCGACGTGCACGCCGTGGCTGGCGGTGCAGCCATTGCCGAGCCAGAAGAACGGCTTGCCGTCGCTGCCGAAGCCGATGTGGTCGTGCGCGCCGGTCTGTTCGGCGGTCACTTCCAT
The sequence above is a segment of the Stenotrophomonas maltophilia genome. Coding sequences within it:
- a CDS encoding VOC family protein, with the translated sequence MLDHLGLTSADLARSRTFFLQALAPLQIGVVMEVTAEQTGAHDHIGFGSDGKPFFWLGNGCTASHGVHVAFACASRDQVDAFHAAALAAGGRDNGAPGLRPWYHPDYYGAFVLDPDGNNIEAVCHRPTAGEAA